In Paenibacillus sp. G2S3, a single window of DNA contains:
- a CDS encoding 5-methyltetrahydropteroyltriglutamate--homocysteine S-methyltransferase, whose amino-acid sequence MSTQTEPKKRTVTPFRYDIVGSFLRPQALKEARLKFKNNEITAKQLKEVENDEIVKLVQKQKEVGLQAVTDGEFRRSWWHLDFFWGFDGVERTIIDQGYQFNGAESRPETARLTGKISYSSHPFVSHYEFLKGAAGEDIVARQSIPAAAQFLFELDRAENKESTNELYPNRAELISDIAKAYKASILAFYAAGCRSIQIDDCTWGALCDEQFIAFMDQVGVNVAEYANELAKLNEEVVSGLPEDLVVTTHVCRGNYVSTYAGVGGGYEPIAQTLLNINNYSGYYLEFDTERAGDFKPLRFLKDNQQVVLGLFSSKFGELESKEDILKRIEEAKQYVDLNRICLSPQCGFASTEEGNHLTEEQQWRKLAYIKEIAEEIWN is encoded by the coding sequence ATGAGCACTCAAACCGAACCTAAAAAGCGGACTGTTACTCCATTTCGATATGATATTGTTGGCAGCTTCCTGCGCCCTCAAGCGTTAAAAGAGGCTAGATTGAAATTCAAAAACAACGAAATTACTGCTAAGCAGTTGAAGGAAGTAGAGAACGACGAGATCGTGAAGCTCGTACAAAAACAAAAAGAGGTAGGTCTTCAAGCGGTAACCGACGGCGAATTCCGCCGCTCTTGGTGGCATCTCGACTTCTTCTGGGGCTTTGACGGTGTAGAGCGGACCATTATTGATCAAGGCTACCAATTTAATGGCGCGGAGTCGAGACCAGAAACTGCCCGACTGACCGGAAAAATAAGCTACAGCAGCCACCCTTTTGTATCACATTATGAATTTTTAAAAGGCGCTGCTGGTGAGGACATTGTTGCGCGTCAATCGATTCCTGCGGCTGCGCAATTCCTGTTTGAGCTGGATCGGGCAGAAAATAAGGAAAGCACGAATGAATTATACCCGAATCGTGCTGAGCTAATTTCGGATATTGCCAAAGCATACAAAGCCTCAATTCTTGCCTTTTATGCAGCGGGCTGCCGCAGCATTCAAATCGACGATTGCACGTGGGGAGCGCTGTGCGACGAACAGTTTATAGCATTTATGGATCAGGTAGGTGTGAATGTAGCTGAATATGCGAACGAGCTTGCAAAATTGAACGAGGAAGTGGTATCCGGTCTGCCGGAAGATCTCGTTGTAACGACACATGTATGCCGAGGCAATTATGTTTCTACTTATGCTGGAGTAGGTGGAGGTTATGAGCCTATCGCGCAAACACTTCTGAACATTAATAACTACTCAGGTTACTACCTGGAGTTTGATACAGAACGTGCAGGCGATTTCAAGCCGTTGCGCTTCTTGAAAGACAATCAGCAGGTTGTGCTTGGCCTGTTCTCTTCCAAATTTGGTGAGCTGGAGAGCAAGGAAGATATTCTGAAGCGTATTGAGGAAGCGAAGCAATATGTCGATCTAAACCGGATATGCCTGAGCCCACAATGCGGCTTCGCTTCGACGGAAGAAGGCAACCACCTAACAGAAGAGCAGCAATGGCGTAAGCTTGCTTATATTAAAGAGATTGCTGAAGAGATCTGGAATTAA
- a CDS encoding coenzyme F420-0:L-glutamate ligase: MERVVGTVVRGLRGPIINNGDNIEEIVVQTVLNAATVEGFTIEDRDIVTVTESIVARAQGNYATIDNIAADIKAKFGEETVGVIFPILSRNRFANCLRGIAKGAKKVVLMLSYPADEVGNHLVDIDELDAKGVNPWTDVLTEAQFRELFGYIKHPFTGVDYIEYYKGLIEAEGVACEVIFSNNPKTILNYTKNVLTCDIHTRFRTKRILTNNGAEKVFGLDDILTQSIDGSGFNEAYGLLGSNKATEESVKLFPNNCQPIVDGIQAKIKEITGKTVEVMVYGDGAFKDPVGKIWELADPVVSPAYTAGLDGTPNEVKLKYLADNNFSHLRGEELKQAISKYIQNKNDDLVGAMEAQGTTPRRLTDLIGSLSDLTSGSGDKGTPMIYIQGYFDNYTK, from the coding sequence TTGGAAAGAGTAGTTGGAACAGTAGTACGTGGACTCCGCGGGCCTATCATTAACAATGGGGATAACATTGAAGAAATCGTAGTGCAAACGGTATTGAATGCAGCAACAGTCGAAGGTTTCACGATCGAGGATCGTGATATTGTAACCGTAACGGAATCCATTGTGGCTCGGGCACAAGGAAACTATGCGACAATTGATAATATTGCTGCTGATATAAAGGCAAAATTCGGTGAAGAAACTGTGGGTGTTATTTTCCCTATCCTTAGCCGTAACCGATTTGCTAACTGCTTACGTGGAATTGCCAAAGGAGCAAAAAAAGTAGTCTTAATGCTAAGCTATCCAGCTGATGAAGTGGGCAACCATCTTGTAGACATCGACGAATTAGATGCTAAGGGCGTTAATCCATGGACGGATGTGTTAACAGAGGCTCAATTCCGTGAGCTTTTCGGCTATATTAAGCACCCATTCACAGGTGTTGACTATATCGAATATTATAAAGGTTTGATTGAAGCTGAAGGTGTGGCTTGCGAAGTCATCTTCTCCAACAACCCAAAAACCATTTTAAACTATACAAAAAATGTATTAACTTGCGATATTCACACTCGCTTCAGAACCAAACGCATTCTCACAAACAACGGTGCTGAAAAAGTATTTGGCCTGGATGATATTCTTACACAATCCATCGATGGCAGTGGCTTTAACGAAGCTTATGGTCTGCTTGGATCCAATAAAGCAACAGAAGAAAGTGTAAAGCTATTTCCAAACAACTGCCAACCTATCGTAGATGGAATCCAAGCTAAAATCAAAGAGATTACAGGTAAAACTGTAGAAGTTATGGTTTATGGCGATGGAGCATTCAAAGATCCAGTCGGTAAAATATGGGAACTGGCAGATCCAGTTGTATCCCCTGCTTACACTGCAGGACTTGATGGAACACCAAATGAAGTGAAATTGAAATATTTGGCCGATAACAACTTCTCTCATCTTCGTGGTGAAGAGCTGAAACAAGCCATTTCTAAATACATCCAGAATAAAAATGATGACCTGGTTGGTGCGATGGAAGCACAAGGGACTACTCCTCGTAGATTAACGGACCTGATTGGTTCATTATCTGATTTGACTTCTGGTAGTGGCGATAAAGGAACACCGATGATTTATATTCAAGGTTATTTCGATAACTATACAAAATAA
- a CDS encoding ABC transporter ATP-binding protein, producing MEKIIEVRGISKVYEKRKTKEKIHAVRDVSFHVNRGEVLGLLGPNGAGKTSTIKMLCGLLESDGGSISINGLDICKKRLKALEHISAVLEGNRNLYWRLTVRENLEYFAGNRGYSRKQIADQTDKLLEQFNLKEKEDELVNGLSRGMQQKLAIAVALLANTDVILLDEPTLGLDVEVSYELRNILKTIVREEKRTIIISSHDMPVVQELCDRAIIINKGEVVIDDRVENLLKLFETRAYSIKLGEQLSLEQENKLLSIFPLSTYKASSHETIVEVNLEHGQDIYELFDLLKEEGTMVESIDRITIDFEQVFIQIVKGGKTHEMAPFI from the coding sequence CATGCCGTTCGCGATGTTTCTTTTCATGTGAATCGTGGAGAGGTGCTTGGTTTACTAGGTCCCAACGGTGCTGGGAAAACATCAACAATAAAGATGCTCTGTGGTTTGTTAGAATCGGATGGGGGTTCTATATCCATTAATGGCTTAGATATTTGTAAGAAGAGACTCAAAGCGCTAGAGCATATCAGCGCTGTATTAGAAGGGAACCGAAATTTATATTGGCGTCTTACGGTTCGGGAAAATTTAGAATATTTTGCAGGTAACCGGGGGTACTCTCGGAAGCAAATAGCCGATCAAACAGATAAATTATTAGAGCAATTCAACCTTAAAGAAAAGGAGGATGAGCTGGTTAATGGATTATCTCGGGGGATGCAGCAAAAGCTGGCAATCGCTGTGGCGCTATTAGCTAATACGGATGTCATCTTGCTGGATGAGCCAACGCTCGGTTTGGATGTTGAGGTTAGTTATGAATTACGAAATATTCTAAAAACGATAGTGAGGGAAGAGAAACGTACGATCATTATTAGCTCACATGATATGCCTGTCGTTCAGGAGCTGTGTGACCGTGCCATTATCATTAACAAAGGTGAAGTTGTGATTGACGACAGGGTGGAGAATTTACTTAAGCTATTTGAAACAAGAGCATATTCCATTAAGCTGGGCGAGCAATTAAGCCTAGAACAGGAGAACAAACTGTTGAGTATATTTCCTTTAAGTACTTATAAAGCAAGCTCTCATGAAACGATCGTGGAAGTGAATTTAGAGCATGGTCAGGATATCTACGAGTTGTTCGACCTTCTGAAAGAGGAGGGAACGATGGTGGAAAGTATTGATCGAATAACCATTGATTTTGAACAAGTGTTTATTCAGATTGTGAAGGGAGGTAAGACTCATGAAATGGCTCCATTTATTTAA
- a CDS encoding NAD(P)H-binding protein: MGKLLLTGVDGNLGKQAAEYLLELVDKDQLIFCAYDPACLKEYAEQGIETHVTNFNNKDGLAEAFAHADKLALISMPFVGEKRQNAHRNVVDAAKEAGVKQIIYTSLVNAADETNPSVEKIDHIYTERYVQSVGLDYIFLRNSQYAEAMITNYFTYVKGDGVLTNNQGDGKMAYISRKDCAKAVAHALASNNYHEAILDINGQELMTITDFIKIGNEVTGNHITYKENTDEENYAVFEAMGVPRTTDGAFKEGSEAPFSSEGMVTFGQAIREGKMDIFTDDFKNLTGQEPLTVKYMFEHADEFQVGERHAKDN; the protein is encoded by the coding sequence ATGGGTAAATTATTGTTGACAGGTGTCGATGGAAATCTAGGGAAACAAGCAGCGGAATATTTGTTGGAACTGGTAGATAAAGACCAACTTATTTTTTGCGCCTACGATCCAGCCTGTTTGAAGGAATATGCGGAACAAGGGATTGAAACACATGTGACCAACTTTAATAATAAGGACGGCCTTGCCGAAGCTTTTGCTCATGCTGATAAACTTGCTCTGATCTCCATGCCTTTTGTTGGGGAGAAACGCCAAAATGCACACAGAAATGTGGTCGATGCTGCCAAAGAAGCCGGAGTCAAACAGATCATTTATACTTCTCTAGTAAACGCGGCTGATGAAACCAATCCAAGCGTTGAGAAAATTGATCATATTTATACTGAACGTTATGTTCAAAGCGTGGGTTTAGATTATATTTTCCTTCGTAATTCCCAATACGCGGAAGCGATGATTACCAACTACTTCACTTATGTGAAGGGTGACGGGGTATTAACAAACAATCAGGGTGACGGTAAGATGGCTTATATCTCGCGGAAGGATTGCGCAAAAGCCGTTGCTCATGCCCTAGCCTCTAATAATTATCATGAAGCGATCCTTGATATCAATGGACAAGAATTAATGACGATTACCGACTTCATTAAGATCGGGAATGAAGTAACCGGTAATCATATCACCTACAAAGAAAACACGGATGAAGAGAATTATGCCGTATTTGAAGCCATGGGTGTGCCTAGAACTACCGACGGTGCATTTAAAGAAGGTTCCGAAGCGCCCTTTTCATCCGAAGGCATGGTTACTTTTGGACAGGCTATCCGGGAAGGGAAAATGGATATTTTTACAGACGACTTTAAAAATTTGACGGGGCAAGAGCCACTAACCGTGAAATACATGTTTGAACATGCCGATGAATTTCAGGTTGGCGAAAGACATGCTAAAGACAATTAA
- a CDS encoding LysR family transcriptional regulator yields MNIRRIKYFIDLVECRNFTETAKKNYVSQTTISQQIAALEEEFNIQLIDRKQIPIEPTKAGWLFYGEALILWKQYNHMKISMENFQKYNTQSLSIEYAAMTDIQSLLTLIPSFQDHHPNIKLELNKVLLKDIAEYLQKGIYDVAIAFDSEFHGKEDIVTYPLYKGRYCAAVSHHHPLFHHESITKEELYEHALVMLNPTVIGSSYHLMIQHAIEDGYQPNILRTADDVETELFYIITENLIGFFPDNYQLAYLQDKVRLIPLDDSHHTFAIEAGYLKNNTNPALPSFLQQIQIGFSNRP; encoded by the coding sequence ATGAACATAAGAAGGATTAAATATTTTATTGATCTCGTTGAATGCAGAAATTTTACCGAAACAGCTAAAAAGAACTATGTATCGCAGACCACCATTAGTCAACAAATCGCCGCGCTTGAAGAGGAATTCAACATTCAATTGATTGACAGAAAGCAGATCCCTATCGAACCAACCAAAGCCGGATGGCTTTTTTATGGCGAAGCCCTCATCCTCTGGAAGCAATACAATCATATGAAGATAAGTATGGAGAATTTCCAAAAGTATAATACGCAATCCCTGAGTATCGAATATGCGGCGATGACAGATATCCAAAGCTTGTTGACATTGATTCCCTCGTTCCAGGATCATCATCCGAATATTAAGCTTGAACTGAATAAAGTATTGCTGAAGGATATTGCGGAATACTTACAAAAAGGAATTTATGACGTAGCGATTGCCTTTGACTCCGAGTTTCATGGAAAAGAGGACATTGTAACCTATCCCTTATATAAGGGGCGGTATTGCGCGGCTGTGAGTCATCACCATCCCCTTTTCCATCATGAATCGATCACTAAAGAGGAGTTATACGAACATGCACTTGTCATGTTGAATCCAACGGTTATTGGAAGCTCCTATCATCTGATGATCCAGCATGCAATTGAAGACGGGTATCAGCCGAACATTCTTCGAACCGCGGACGATGTGGAGACAGAGTTGTTTTATATCATCACGGAGAATTTAATCGGTTTTTTTCCGGATAACTATCAGCTCGCCTATCTTCAAGATAAAGTCCGGTTAATTCCATTAGATGATTCACATCATACCTTTGCAATCGAAGCAGGGTATCTTAAAAACAATACAAACCCTGCCCTGCCCTCCTTCCTTCAGCAAATCCAAATTGGTTTTAGCAATCGACCATAA
- a CDS encoding YafY family protein: MNKMDRLLAIVLELQRNKVLRAEDLAATFETSVRTIYRDIQALSEAGVSIIGAPGQGYSLIEGYFLPPVSFTLDEAVTLLIGTDFIEQWFDAHYGNKARSSKAKIEAILPEAIRSEASQIRKSFRLFASAADIAPIQEKACLEAIRRAILEERKIRFRYSKRIAEADGNRQSIRTVAPYGLVLHQGSWVLVAWCELRQDIRHFRLSRMRELIDLEDKFIRPADFQLEVYQPPDDRNFHVLILVHSDIADKVRESNNFYMETIEDHAEGLLVTFRVREPAELLQWVLGWGGGMVVLEPESFRHQVRNELEIMLKRY, from the coding sequence ATGAACAAAATGGACCGTTTGTTAGCTATAGTGCTTGAATTGCAGCGTAATAAAGTGTTGCGAGCGGAGGATTTGGCGGCTACGTTTGAAACGAGCGTGAGAACTATTTATCGGGATATTCAGGCACTTAGTGAAGCGGGCGTATCCATAATAGGAGCGCCAGGGCAGGGCTACTCCTTGATTGAGGGCTATTTCCTGCCACCCGTTAGTTTCACGCTGGACGAAGCAGTGACATTGCTTATCGGGACTGACTTTATCGAGCAGTGGTTTGATGCCCACTATGGCAATAAGGCTAGAAGTTCTAAAGCGAAAATAGAAGCTATCCTGCCAGAAGCCATCCGCAGTGAAGCATCACAGATCCGCAAAAGTTTTCGTTTATTTGCATCCGCAGCAGATATAGCACCAATACAAGAAAAGGCATGTCTGGAAGCCATTCGTCGAGCGATATTGGAGGAAAGGAAAATAAGATTTCGTTATTCCAAAAGAATCGCCGAAGCCGATGGGAACCGTCAAAGTATTCGTACGGTTGCTCCTTACGGACTTGTGCTTCATCAAGGATCATGGGTACTCGTCGCCTGGTGTGAATTGCGTCAAGACATCCGTCATTTCCGGTTATCCCGAATGAGGGAGCTTATTGATCTGGAAGATAAATTTATACGGCCAGCGGATTTTCAATTGGAGGTATACCAACCTCCTGATGATCGCAACTTTCATGTGCTTATCTTAGTCCATTCTGACATAGCTGATAAGGTAAGGGAATCGAACAATTTCTATATGGAAACTATAGAGGATCATGCGGAAGGCTTACTGGTTACTTTTCGAGTTCGAGAGCCAGCGGAATTGCTGCAATGGGTGCTGGGCTGGGGAGGCGGCATGGTTGTGCTAGAGCCGGAATCTTTTCGCCATCAAGTTAGAAACGAACTAGAAATAATGTTAAAACGCTACTGA
- a CDS encoding ABC transporter permease gives MKWLHLFNANFRKEYIEMKRYLPNTIALVVTFYIIFLAAFFGIMFIGDPASFDTNVQYSIVSVVFWSLTMMTMNFIGYSVITEATRGTLEQLYMSPMGVWKIMLTRIVSQLGLQSVIMILLLFGAMLTSGQWLSLNPMTTIPIIIVTMISMVGVSFMIAGLAIIVKQIQAFLQIFQFVLMGLVFVPITVAPFLAFAPFVKGVNMVRTVMLENLTLSDLPLSDYGVLILNSLVYLILGLVVFDRCEKIAMKKGLLGQY, from the coding sequence ATGAAATGGCTCCATTTATTTAATGCTAATTTTCGTAAGGAATATATTGAGATGAAACGTTATTTACCGAACACGATTGCATTAGTAGTCACTTTTTATATTATATTTCTGGCTGCATTTTTTGGAATTATGTTTATAGGGGATCCAGCTAGTTTTGATACGAATGTTCAATATTCAATTGTCAGTGTGGTCTTTTGGAGCTTAACGATGATGACGATGAACTTTATTGGTTATTCGGTAATCACAGAAGCGACGCGTGGAACGTTAGAACAGTTATATATGTCTCCCATGGGTGTGTGGAAAATTATGCTCACGCGGATCGTCAGTCAATTGGGCTTACAGTCCGTCATTATGATTCTCTTGCTGTTTGGTGCGATGCTAACCTCGGGACAGTGGTTGAGTCTTAATCCCATGACAACGATCCCAATCATTATAGTTACTATGATAAGCATGGTAGGCGTTAGTTTTATGATTGCTGGTTTGGCTATTATTGTGAAACAAATTCAAGCATTTCTACAGATATTCCAATTTGTCTTGATGGGACTTGTATTTGTTCCGATAACTGTAGCTCCGTTTTTAGCTTTTGCCCCTTTCGTTAAAGGAGTGAATATGGTAAGAACGGTGATGCTAGAGAATCTAACGTTATCGGATTTACCTTTATCTGACTATGGCGTATTAATATTAAATTCGCTGGTTTATTTGATTCTAGGGCTTGTTGTGTTTGATCGCTGCGAGAAAATAGCCATGAAGAAGGGTCTTCTGGGGCAATACTAG
- a CDS encoding DinB family protein, whose protein sequence is MTTKEALQRFEETATYYIHELERFNLEQLKQKPSENEWSIGQMVQHLINSALYMQLRNIDQCLVPNQDPLASYVGKTEDGAAIFAQGSFPPIRIQVPPSAQYTPEQPESKEQLIQGLHSVIQRMREIQPSLEKASKQNTVSHPRFGGLCAEEWFLLIEMHYRHHLLQLERLNKELFRKVM, encoded by the coding sequence ATTACAACTAAAGAAGCCTTACAACGTTTTGAAGAAACTGCGACATACTATATTCATGAATTAGAGCGATTCAATCTGGAGCAGCTGAAGCAAAAGCCGAGTGAAAACGAGTGGTCCATCGGACAGATGGTTCAACATCTCATTAACTCGGCACTGTATATGCAGCTTCGTAATATTGATCAATGTCTAGTGCCCAACCAAGATCCCTTAGCATCTTATGTAGGGAAAACCGAGGATGGTGCGGCTATATTTGCACAAGGAAGCTTTCCACCCATTCGTATTCAGGTTCCGCCTTCCGCCCAATATACACCGGAGCAGCCGGAGAGCAAAGAACAATTAATTCAAGGGTTACATTCAGTTATCCAGAGAATGAGGGAGATCCAACCGTCCCTTGAAAAAGCGTCCAAACAAAACACCGTATCTCACCCGCGATTTGGTGGACTATGTGCGGAGGAATGGTTCCTACTTATTGAAATGCACTATCGTCATCATCTTCTGCAGCTGGAGCGATTAAACAAAGAATTGTTTCGGAAAGTGATGTAA